GCCGATCGCCACGGTGTCGCCGTCCTCGCGGACGTAGGAGAGCTCGGCGATGCGGCGTACGTCGATCAGGGTCTCGGGGGTTGCGAGCCGCAGCTTCATCAGCGGCAGCAGCGACTGTCCACCGGCGAGCAGCTTGGCCTCGTCGCCGAGCTCGGCGAGCAGCGACAGCGCCTCGTCGGCGGAACCGGCGCGGCGGTAGGCGAACGGCGCGGGGATCACTTGCCGGCCTCCGCTGCGGAGAGCACCGCGGCCACGATGTTGTGGTAGCCGGTGCAGCGGCAGAGGTTGCCCTCCAGCCCGGAGCGCACCTCTTCCTCCGTGGGATGCGGGTTTTCCTCGAGGAGCGAGATGGCCGCCATGACCATGCCCGGCGTGCAGAACCCGCACTGCAGACCGTGCTTCTCGCGGAATGCCTTCTGCACGGGGTGGTCGAGCTGCCCGGCGGGTGACAGTCCCTCGATCGTCGTGATGTCGCTGCCGTCGGCCGAGGCCGTCAGCACCGTGCACGACTTGACCGACTCGCCGTCGACCAGCACCGTGCACGCGCCGCACGACGTGGTGTCGCAACCGACGTTGGCACCGGTCAGGTCGAGCTGGTCGCGCAGGAAGTGGATGAGCAGCGTCCTGTCCTCCACGTCGGCCTCACGGCGCTGGCCGTTGACCGTCAACGACACCTTCACCGGGCCGCTCCTTCCTGGATCGCCCGCCACACCTTCTCCGAGGTGGTGGGCATGTCGATGTGCCGGATGCCGAGGTGCGCCACGGCGTCGATCACGGCGTTCTGCACCGCGGGCGTGGCGCCGATCGTGCCCGACTCGCCGATGCCTTTCACGCCGAGGGGGTTGACCGTGGTGGGGGTGGCCATGTCGACCAGCTCGAAGCTCGGCAGCAGGTCGGCGGTGATGAACCCGTAGTCGGCGAAGTTGCCGGTCACGGGGTTGCCGTCGGGGTCGTAGCGCATCTCCTCGAGCAGCGCCTGCGCAGCACCCTGCGCGATGCCGCCGTGGCGCTGACCCTCGGCGGCGATCGGGTTCACGATCTTGCCCGCGTCGTCGACGCTCACGACGCGCGTCAGGTCGACCCGACCGGTGCCGGTGTCGACCTCGACGACCGCCAGGTGCGCGCCGAACGGGAACGTCGCGCCCTGCGCCGTGAAGGAACCCTCGACGACCAGGCCGCGCTCGGTGCCTTCCTTCGCGGCGGCCGCAGCCGCAACCTCCGGCCACGACTTCACCTCGTCGGGAGAGCCGGCCACGTGGAAGACGCCCCGGTCCTTGTCCAGCTGGATGTCCCCCTCGGCCGCCTCCAGCAGGTCGGCAGCCACCGACTTGGCCCGCTCGACGGTGAGCACCGCGACCTCGTGCACCGCGACGCCGCCGGCCTGCAGCGACCGCGAGCCCATCGTGCCGCCGCCGGTCGCCACCTCGTCGGTGTCGCCGTGCTTGACCGTGATGCGCTCCACCGGGATGCCGAGCTCGTCGGAGGCGAGCATCGCCCAGCTCGTCGCGTGGCCCTGGCCGTGTGGCGAGGTGCCGGTCCAGACGGTGACGTCGCCGCTGGGGTGCACCTCGACCCGGGCCAGCTCGTCGAACGGTCCGGCGCCGTTGGTGATCTCGACGTAGGCGGAGACGCCGATGCCGAGCTGCTTCTGCGCGCCGCTGTCACGCCGCCGCTTCTGCTCCGCCCGTAGGTCGTCGTAACCGGCCGCGGCCAGCACCTTGTCGAGGGCGCCCGCGTAGTCGCCGGAGTCGTAGTTGGCGCCCGTGGGCGTCATGTGCGGGAAGGCGTCCTTGGCGATGAAGTTCTTCCGTCGTACGTCCGCCGGGTCCATGGCGATCTCGGCGGCGAAGCAGTCGATCGCCCGCTCGATGGCAGCGGTCGCCTCGGGCCGGCCGGCGCCGCGGTAGGCCAGCGTGTGGCAGGTGTTGGTGACGACCGAGACGCTCTTGTAGGCGATGTTCGGGATGTCGTAGACGCCCGGCGCCATCATCTGCGTGAAGAACGGCAGGAACGCGCCGAGGTTCGGGTAGGCGCCGGCGTCCTGCACGACCTCGAGGGCGTAGGCCGTGACTTTGCCGTCGC
This genomic stretch from Mycobacteriales bacterium harbors:
- a CDS encoding (2Fe-2S)-binding protein → MKVSLTVNGQRREADVEDRTLLIHFLRDQLDLTGANVGCDTTSCGACTVLVDGESVKSCTVLTASADGSDITTIEGLSPAGQLDHPVQKAFREKHGLQCGFCTPGMVMAAISLLEENPHPTEEEVRSGLEGNLCRCTGYHNIVAAVLSAAEAGK
- a CDS encoding xanthine dehydrogenase family protein molybdopterin-binding subunit — encoded protein: MGTRVLRTEDPKFLTVGGTYVDDLRDERLTGAAWVTYVRSAVAHAKITGIDAEEARRAPGVLAVITGADLPLPPIPPQFGMNPGFAKPWLATDVVRYVGEPVAAVITEQRYQGEDAAELVVVDYDALDPLVDPRQSATDQQLLFPDAGTNIAAAFAIGDVDGDMFDGCEVVVRQDVVNSRVAPAPLEVRGTACAWGDDGRLTIWTSTQNPHAARDAIAASCGVEPAQVHLITPDVGGGFGAKIGTSPEDILVAILAKSLDRPLRWTENRSENMQAMGHGRAQHQKITIGGSRDGKVTAYALEVVQDAGAYPNLGAFLPFFTQMMAPGVYDIPNIAYKSVSVVTNTCHTLAYRGAGRPEATAAIERAIDCFAAEIAMDPADVRRKNFIAKDAFPHMTPTGANYDSGDYAGALDKVLAAAGYDDLRAEQKRRRDSGAQKQLGIGVSAYVEITNGAGPFDELARVEVHPSGDVTVWTGTSPHGQGHATSWAMLASDELGIPVERITVKHGDTDEVATGGGTMGSRSLQAGGVAVHEVAVLTVERAKSVAADLLEAAEGDIQLDKDRGVFHVAGSPDEVKSWPEVAAAAAAKEGTERGLVVEGSFTAQGATFPFGAHLAVVEVDTGTGRVDLTRVVSVDDAGKIVNPIAAEGQRHGGIAQGAAQALLEEMRYDPDGNPVTGNFADYGFITADLLPSFELVDMATPTTVNPLGVKGIGESGTIGATPAVQNAVIDAVAHLGIRHIDMPTTSEKVWRAIQEGAAR